In Candidatus Methylomirabilota bacterium, the following proteins share a genomic window:
- a CDS encoding amidase, which yields MSLPPAMTIDELRRRITAAGLPIPEARWEMVRKLLAPVLAPIRGEDWRAASVLEPAVTFNAGGESGGPLATGGAAGIDVGGPGQSREPVGTAANLARDALPYAGIREIARCFRRRELSPVELTQTLLERIERLDPRLHAFVTLTADRALADAKAAEAAILQGDERPLLGIPIAYKDLYATRGVRTTAGSAVLADWVPDEDATCVARLRAAGCVTLGKLITHEFAFGIQFPGHRFLPARNPWNLEHIPGGSSSGSGAALAAGLTVGSLGSDTGGSIRGPAAFSGIVGLKPTYGRCSRAGVVTLAWTLDHTGPMARTVEDCAWLLTAIAGHDSADPASSQAPVGDYVAKLNRGIRGLRIGVPRAFFLEGVEPEGVAAFERALDTLRELGASVSDVEIRSIWTSPAYMAIMLSEAFAYHERDLRERPHLYGEGLRDKLLTGGLFSGAEYVQAQRLRRRLQAEMLEVLRRVDVLATPTMLSPALAFSVVQDPDLPFPFPKSNTSPFNLAGLPALALPCGFSKTGLPLSLQLAGRPFEEAVILRAGHAYEQATEWHRRRPPV from the coding sequence ATGAGTCTACCCCCCGCCATGACCATCGATGAGCTTCGCCGGCGGATCACCGCCGCGGGCTTGCCCATCCCCGAGGCCCGATGGGAGATGGTCCGCAAGCTCTTGGCCCCCGTCCTGGCGCCGATCCGCGGCGAGGATTGGCGGGCGGCGAGCGTGCTGGAACCCGCCGTCACCTTCAATGCCGGAGGGGAGTCGGGCGGACCATTGGCCACCGGCGGCGCCGCCGGGATCGATGTTGGAGGGCCGGGACAATCACGCGAGCCCGTCGGCACGGCCGCGAACCTGGCGCGCGACGCGCTCCCCTACGCCGGCATCCGCGAGATCGCCCGGTGCTTCCGCCGGCGCGAGCTCTCACCCGTCGAGCTCACGCAGACGCTCCTGGAGCGGATCGAGCGCCTGGATCCCAGGCTCCACGCCTTCGTCACGCTCACCGCCGACCGTGCGCTCGCCGACGCCAAGGCCGCGGAGGCCGCGATTCTGCAGGGCGATGAGCGCCCGCTGCTCGGCATCCCCATCGCCTACAAGGATCTCTATGCCACGCGTGGGGTGCGAACCACCGCCGGCTCAGCGGTGCTGGCGGACTGGGTCCCCGACGAGGACGCGACGTGCGTGGCGCGCCTGCGGGCCGCTGGATGCGTGACGCTGGGCAAGCTCATCACTCACGAATTCGCCTTCGGCATCCAGTTTCCGGGCCATCGCTTCCTGCCGGCCCGCAACCCCTGGAACCTGGAACACATCCCAGGCGGCTCGTCGAGCGGCTCGGGCGCGGCGCTGGCGGCAGGTCTCACGGTCGGCTCGCTTGGCTCCGACACTGGCGGCTCGATCCGCGGGCCAGCCGCCTTCTCCGGCATCGTCGGGCTCAAGCCCACCTATGGCCGGTGCAGTCGGGCAGGGGTCGTCACGCTGGCGTGGACGCTCGATCACACTGGGCCGATGGCCCGGACCGTCGAGGACTGTGCCTGGCTACTCACGGCGATCGCCGGACACGACAGCGCTGATCCGGCCTCCAGCCAGGCGCCCGTCGGCGACTACGTGGCCAAGCTCAACCGGGGGATACGCGGCCTGCGGATCGGCGTGCCGCGCGCCTTCTTCCTCGAGGGCGTGGAGCCCGAAGGAGTGGCGGCGTTCGAGCGCGCGCTGGACACATTGCGCGAGCTGGGCGCGAGTGTCAGCGACGTTGAGATCCGGTCGATCTGGACGTCACCCGCCTACATGGCGATCATGCTCTCTGAAGCCTTCGCCTATCACGAGCGCGACCTGCGCGAGCGCCCGCATCTCTATGGCGAGGGTCTGCGGGACAAGCTCCTGACCGGCGGGCTCTTCTCCGGCGCCGAATACGTGCAGGCCCAGCGACTGCGGAGGCGGCTCCAGGCCGAGATGTTGGAAGTGCTCCGGCGCGTGGACGTCCTGGCCACCCCGACGATGCTGAGCCCGGCCCTGGCGTTCTCGGTCGTGCAGGACCCGGACCTGCCGTTCCCGTTTCCGAAGAGCAACACGTCGCCGTTCAACCTGGCGGGCCTGCCGGCGCTCGCGCTGCCCTGTGGGTTCTCGAAGACGGGACTACCGCTCTCGCTCCAGCTTGCCGGGCGGCCGTTCGAAGAGGCCGTCATCCTGCGCGCCGGGCACGCTTACGAGCAGGCTACCGAATGGCACCGACGGCGTCCGCCCGTGTGA
- a CDS encoding DUF3309 family protein, producing the protein MTTILLIILILLLLGALPMWPYSSGWGYYPSGGLGLILLIVIILLLTGRL; encoded by the coding sequence ATGACCACGATCCTGCTCATCATCCTGATCCTGTTGCTGCTCGGAGCACTGCCAATGTGGCCCTACAGCTCGGGTTGGGGGTACTACCCGAGCGGCGGATTGGGACTCATCCTGCTGATTGTGATCATCCTCCTCCTGACCGGACGGCTGTGA